Proteins encoded together in one Anticarsia gemmatalis isolate Benzon Research Colony breed Stoneville strain chromosome 1, ilAntGemm2 primary, whole genome shotgun sequence window:
- the LOC142976911 gene encoding protein FAM8A1 → MSESERLVQDAAAPSESAEGRGEGDAAPAVSEREAYFQALRLWIQQAQMYQNLSTCFPYYMMTFQGLQNNPTNVPLLNNNYQLQGQQFPFQMQNLPRNAPETQPQAEPVVPNEVIARHGGYEYVIPQLHKRLFAEFIDFILLFILKLIVTFIAVDMFELIDLEKFDFYKFSENYDDYKYAMELTSEILFLEVIYRILVCIFEAFCLSGSVGRTGGATPGKALLGLRVVTASAVIPVDGRPRETVLLYPGRPLSFNVALIRSLMKNFLISLLFPLCVVLFVFRHNRTGYDLLCGVIVVEENMFPPRRHAP, encoded by the exons atgtcggAATCAGAAAGACTTGTCCAAGATGCGGCGGCACCTTCAGAATCGGCTGAGGGGAGAGGCGAAGGTGACGCAGCCCCAGCGGTATCGGAACGAGAGGCTTATTTCCAAGCTCTTCGGTTATGGATTCAACAAGCTCAGATGTACCAGAATCTATCCACATGCTTCCCTTATTACATGATGACATTCCAAGGCTTACAGAACAATCCGACGAATGTTCCATTGTTGAACAATAACTATCAGCTCCAAGGCCAGCAGTTTCCTTTTCAAATGCAGAATCTTCCTCGCAACGCTCCTGAAACTCAGCCTCAAGCAGAACCTGTTGTGCCTAACGAAG TGATCGCTAGACACGGTGGCTATGAGTATGTAATACCACAACTACACAAGAGGCTGTTTGCTGAATTCATTGACTTCATATTGCTATTCATCCTTAAGCTGATCGTCACCTTCATTGCAGTGGATATGTTTGAATTGAT TGACTTAGAAAAGTTTGACTTCTACAAGTTCAGTGAAAACTATGATGATTACAAGTATGCAATGGAGTTGACTTCAGAAATATTGTTCCTGGAAGTCATTTACAGGATACTTGTGTGCATATTTGAG GCTTTCTGTCTATCAGGCAGTGTTGGACGAACCGGTGGTGCTACTCCAGGAAAAGCACTTCTTGGCCTGCGCGTCGTTACTGCCTCCGCTGTCATTCCAGTCGATGGTCGGCCTCGTGAGACAGTGCTGCTTTACCCAGGCAGACCTCTTTCTTTCAACGTAGCATTGATCAGGTCACTTATGAAGAACTTCCTTATATCATTACTGTTTCCTTTATGCGTTGTTCTTTTTGTGTTCCGACATAACCGCACAGGATACGATCTGCTTTGCGGTGTAATTGTCGTTGAAGAGAACATGTTTCCTCCGAGAAGGCATGCTCCTTGA
- the Rab6 gene encoding RAS oncogene family member Rab6 isoform X2 produces MSASGEFGNPLRKFKLVFLGEQSVGKTSLITRFMYDSFDNTYQATIGIDFLSKTMYLEDRTVRLQLWDTAGQERFRSLIPSYIRDSTVAVVVYDITNANSFHQTSKWIDDVRTERGSDVIIMLVGNKTDLSDKRQVSTEDGDRKAKELNVMFIETSAKAGYNVKQLFRRVAAALPGMDSAENKPPEDMHEVILRQAPGDNKEPDSGCAC; encoded by the exons ATGTCCGCCTCGGGTGAATTCGGTAATCCTTTACGCAAGTTCAAGCTCGTTTTCCTAGGGGAACAAAGTG tggGAAAGACATCGCTCATCACTAGGTTCATGTATGATAGCTTTGACAACACTTATCAG GCAACAATCGGTATCGACTTTTTGTCGAAGACCATGTACCTGGAGGACCGCACGGTGCGGCTGCAGCTGTGGGACACGGCGGGTCAGGAGCGGTTCCGATCCCTCATCCCCTCGTACATCAGAGACTCCACCGTCGCTGTAGTCGTTTACGATATTACCA ACGCAAACTCATTCCACCAGACATCGAAATGGATCGATGACGTGCGCACGGAGCGCGGCTCCGACGTGATCATCATGCTGGTGGGCAACAAGACCGACCTGTCGGACAAGCGGCAGGTGTCCACCGAGGACGGCGACCGCAAGGCCAAGGAGCTCAACGTCATGTTCATCGAGACCAGCGCTAAAGCTGGATACAATGTTAAACAG TTGTTCCGACGAGTGGCGGCGGCGTTGCCCGGCATGGACTCTGCGGAGAACAAGCCACCGGAAGACA TGCACGAGGTCATCCTGCGACAGGCGCCCGGAGACAACAAGGAGCCCGACAGCGGTTGCGCGTGCTAG
- the Rab6 gene encoding RAS oncogene family member Rab6 isoform X1: protein MSASGEFGNPLRKFKLVFLGEQSVGKTSLITRFMYDSFDNTYQATIGIDFLSKTMYLEDRTVRLQLWDTAGQERFRSLIPSYIRDSTVAVVVYDITNANSFHQTSKWIDDVRTERGSDVIIMLVGNKTDLSDKRQVSTEDGDRKAKELNVMFIETSAKAGYNVKQLFRRVAAALPGMDSAENKPPEDTVDLQTQSPMGSEQEGNESGCVC, encoded by the exons ATGTCCGCCTCGGGTGAATTCGGTAATCCTTTACGCAAGTTCAAGCTCGTTTTCCTAGGGGAACAAAGTG tggGAAAGACATCGCTCATCACTAGGTTCATGTATGATAGCTTTGACAACACTTATCAG GCAACAATCGGTATCGACTTTTTGTCGAAGACCATGTACCTGGAGGACCGCACGGTGCGGCTGCAGCTGTGGGACACGGCGGGTCAGGAGCGGTTCCGATCCCTCATCCCCTCGTACATCAGAGACTCCACCGTCGCTGTAGTCGTTTACGATATTACCA ACGCAAACTCATTCCACCAGACATCGAAATGGATCGATGACGTGCGCACGGAGCGCGGCTCCGACGTGATCATCATGCTGGTGGGCAACAAGACCGACCTGTCGGACAAGCGGCAGGTGTCCACCGAGGACGGCGACCGCAAGGCCAAGGAGCTCAACGTCATGTTCATCGAGACCAGCGCTAAAGCTGGATACAATGTTAAACAG TTGTTCCGACGAGTGGCGGCGGCGTTGCCCGGCATGGACTCTGCGGAGAACAAGCCACCGGAAGACA CGGTGGATCTGCAGACGCAGTCGCCGATGGGCTCGGAGCAGGAGGGCAACGAGAGTGGTTGCGTGTGCTGA